A genomic segment from Sphingomonas astaxanthinifaciens DSM 22298 encodes:
- a CDS encoding 23S rRNA (pseudouridine(1915)-N(3))-methyltransferase RlmH produces MLLHIIARGKIGRSPEAELTDRYLKRLTWPSKLTELPDRGGSVPPPTTPAVTVLLDERGKALASSELAARLERWRDEGRRECRFVIGAADGHSDTEREAADLLLSFGPATWPHLLARAMLAEQLYRATSWLAGHPYHRQG; encoded by the coding sequence TTGCTGCTGCACATCATCGCGAGGGGCAAGATCGGCCGCTCGCCCGAGGCCGAGCTTACCGACCGCTATCTCAAGCGGCTGACCTGGCCGTCGAAGCTGACCGAGCTCCCGGATCGCGGCGGGTCCGTCCCGCCGCCGACGACCCCGGCCGTCACGGTGCTCCTCGACGAGCGCGGCAAGGCGCTGGCTTCGAGCGAGCTCGCCGCCCGGCTCGAACGCTGGCGGGACGAAGGCCGGCGCGAATGCCGCTTCGTGATCGGGGCCGCCGACGGCCATTCCGACACCGAGCGGGAGGCGGCGGACCTGCTCCTGAGCTTCGGGCCGGCGACTTGGCCGCACCTTCTTGCCCGCGCCATGCTCGCCGAGCAGCTCTACCGGGCAACCAGCTGGCTTGCAGGACACCCCTATCACCGGCAAGGCTGA
- the rsfS gene encoding ribosome silencing factor, translated as MADTPEQASAPASATVDELHDAVLRSLDDDQALDIVSIPLAGKSSIADHMVIASGRSTRQVASMATKLADRLKQDHGKLVRIEGLPTADWVLIDADDIIVHLFRPEVRTFYNLERMWAFGDEKAVAAG; from the coding sequence TTGGCCGACACCCCTGAACAGGCCAGTGCACCCGCATCGGCCACCGTCGACGAACTGCATGACGCAGTCCTGCGCAGCCTCGACGATGATCAGGCCCTCGACATTGTCTCCATCCCCCTTGCGGGCAAGTCCAGCATCGCCGACCACATGGTCATCGCCTCGGGCCGTTCGACGCGCCAGGTCGCCAGCATGGCCACCAAGCTCGCCGACCGCCTCAAGCAGGACCATGGCAAACTGGTCCGGATCGAGGGGCTGCCGACGGCGGACTGGGTGCTGATCGATGCCGACGACATCATCGTCCACCTGTTCCGCCCCGAGGTCCGCACCTTCTACAATCTCGAGCGCATGTGGGCATTCGGGGACGAGAAGGCGGTCGCGGCGGGCTAG
- a CDS encoding nicotinate-nucleotide adenylyltransferase, protein MERRIGLLGGSFNPAHRAHRAMSLAAADALGLDEVWWLVSPGNPLKPKQGMAPFAARLASARTMARRSRIRPTDLECRLGTVYTVDTVRAVLRRYPNDRFIWLMGEDTVAQFHQWKDWRTLARQLPIAVMSRPGYDDDARTARAASWLRRFVRPRSQQSDWTRWSAPAIIFLRLPPDRTSATQLRAADPLWHERFGRNTAAASCVPPYARHRRDLGRHP, encoded by the coding sequence GTGGAACGGCGCATCGGACTTCTCGGCGGGAGCTTCAACCCGGCGCATCGCGCGCACCGGGCGATGAGCCTCGCGGCGGCCGATGCGCTCGGCCTCGACGAAGTCTGGTGGCTGGTCTCGCCCGGCAATCCGCTCAAGCCGAAGCAGGGTATGGCGCCCTTCGCCGCGCGGCTCGCCTCGGCACGGACAATGGCCCGGCGCTCGCGGATCCGGCCGACCGACCTCGAGTGCCGGCTGGGCACCGTCTATACCGTCGACACCGTCCGGGCGGTGCTCCGCCGCTATCCCAACGACCGCTTCATCTGGCTGATGGGCGAGGATACTGTGGCGCAATTCCATCAGTGGAAGGACTGGCGAACGCTCGCCCGACAGCTGCCGATTGCGGTCATGTCCCGGCCGGGGTATGATGACGACGCTCGCACGGCTCGCGCTGCGAGCTGGCTTCGGCGCTTCGTCCGGCCCCGCAGCCAGCAAAGCGACTGGACGCGTTGGAGTGCCCCGGCGATCATTTTCCTGAGGCTTCCGCCCGATCGGACCTCCGCCACGCAGCTCCGCGCCGCCGACCCCCTTTGGCATGAACGCTTCGGCCGCAACACGGCCGCGGCCTCGTGCGTTCCACCTTATGCAAGACACAGGAGAGACCTTGGCCGACACCCCTGA
- a CDS encoding DUF3667 domain-containing protein has product MNALEQPIVATGDASCLNCGTPLGGAFCANCGQKARINRSLAAFFSDLVAGLFNFESRFWRTLPMLAWCPGDLTRRYVEGQRARFISPIALYLFSVFLMFAALGASMGGDGGISFNSKVDESIVKTRQQIATLEKQRAQLSAKGASTASVDRKLAAERDDLGDLQKVKDGTIVGGFTDGTSQGPPQLVNAVKKATQNPREAMGHVQEAASKYSWVLIPISLPFMFLLFPLRRRHVFDHAVFVTYSLSFMMLLILAGSLMVLIGISNWVPLLLLLPPIHMYRQLKGAYQLRWWSALFRTFLLLNFAFIALGLFTAAVVALGLLS; this is encoded by the coding sequence ATGAACGCGCTCGAACAGCCCATCGTCGCGACCGGCGACGCGAGCTGCCTCAATTGCGGCACGCCGCTCGGCGGCGCCTTCTGTGCCAATTGCGGCCAGAAGGCGCGGATCAATCGCTCGCTCGCCGCTTTCTTCAGTGATCTCGTCGCCGGGCTGTTCAACTTCGAGAGCCGCTTCTGGCGGACGCTGCCGATGCTGGCCTGGTGCCCGGGCGATCTCACCCGCCGCTATGTCGAGGGTCAGCGGGCGCGCTTCATCTCGCCGATCGCGCTCTACCTGTTCAGCGTGTTCCTGATGTTCGCGGCGCTCGGCGCGAGCATGGGGGGCGACGGCGGAATCAGCTTCAACAGCAAGGTCGACGAATCGATCGTCAAGACCCGCCAGCAGATCGCCACCCTCGAGAAGCAGCGGGCCCAGCTTTCGGCCAAGGGGGCCAGCACCGCCAGCGTCGACCGCAAGCTCGCCGCCGAGCGCGACGACCTTGGCGACCTCCAGAAGGTCAAGGACGGCACGATCGTCGGTGGCTTCACCGACGGGACAAGCCAAGGCCCGCCGCAACTGGTCAATGCGGTGAAGAAGGCGACACAAAATCCGCGCGAGGCGATGGGCCATGTCCAGGAAGCCGCGTCGAAATACAGCTGGGTGCTGATCCCAATCTCGCTTCCCTTCATGTTCCTGCTGTTCCCGCTGCGGCGCCGCCACGTCTTCGACCACGCGGTGTTCGTGACCTATTCGCTCTCGTTCATGATGCTGCTGATCCTGGCCGGCAGCCTGATGGTCCTGATCGGGATCAGCAACTGGGTCCCGCTGCTGCTGCTGCTGCCGCCGATCCACATGTACCGGCAATTGAAGGGCGCCTATCAGCTGCGCTGGTGGAGCGCCCTGTTCCGCACCTTCCTGCTGCTGAACTTCGCCTTCATCGCGCTCGGGCTCTTCACCGCCGCGGTCGTCGCGCTCGGCCTGCTCAGCTGA